A single Anopheles funestus chromosome 2RL, idAnoFuneDA-416_04, whole genome shotgun sequence DNA region contains:
- the LOC125762969 gene encoding putative nuclease HARBI1 isoform X1: MIPLILLAEEEDQREEKMNQQRYRRCLRLNRSVIELPRNSFIQNFRVSHDIFVEILREIEGDLTPGTSIGITAEQKLAAALRFFATGHFQQGFGKDFHIPMAQSTFSTMLTKVLNSMERKLCSKYIMLDMSEADAEAANQYFNEKSGISGVVMCADGTHIRIKRPNTNEHFYYNRKGVFSINALMICDHQQRIRFVNAKYGGAKHDAHVWNRSPARSFFAAKHRNGNTAFKLLGTIFLIQLNPIQIYPTLSLRQEDVMFLTLINNKFCCLIGDSAYPREDWLLIPVRDANPSSADAQYNERHTAGRIIIERTFGVLKSRFRCLAGTRELQYAPSKCVKIINVCCALHNMCIEHGINS, encoded by the exons atgATTCCATTGATTTTACTCGCTGAAGAGGAAGATCAAAGGGAAGAGAAGATGAATCAACAACGCTATCGTAGGTGTCTTCGGTTAAACAGAAGCGTGATTGAACTCCCACGCAACAG ttttatacaaaatttcCGAGTTTCACATGATATTTTCGTCGAAATTCTTCGTGAAATTGAAGGTGACCTTACTCCTGGTACATCGATTGGTATAACAGCCGAACAAAAATTAGCTGCAGCTCTACGGTTTTTCGCAACAGGTCACTTCCAACAAGGTTTTGGAAAAGATTTCCACATACCAATGGCACAGTCGACGTTTTCTACTATGTTGACCAAGGTTTTGAACAGTATGGAACGGAAGCTATGTTCAAAATACATCATGTTGGATATGTCCGAAGCAGACGCAGAAGCAGCAAACCAGTATTTTAACGAGAAATCTGGAATCAGTGGCGTAGTTATGTGTGCAGATGGGACACACATCAGAATAAAGCGCCCAAATACGAATGAGCATTTCTACTACAATCGCAAAGGAGTTTTCAGTATAAATGCTTTGATG ATATGTGATCACCAGCAAAGAATAAGATTTGTAAATGCAAAATATGGTGGAGCCAAACACGATGCGCATGTATGGAACCGGAGCCCTGCGCGTAGTTTTTTTGCGGCCAAGCATCGCAACGGCAACACAGCCTTTAAGTTGCTAGGtactatatttttaattcaattaaatcccatccagatTTATCCCACGttgtcgttacgccaagaagatgttatgtttttaacattaattaataataaattctgTTGTTTAATAGGTGATTCAGCATATCCAAGAGAAGACTGGTTACTCATACCTGTCAGAGATGCAAATCCGAGCTCTGCAGATGCTCAGTACAACGAACGACACACTGCAGGACGTATTATAATTGAGCGAACGTTTGGAGTTTTAAAAAGCAGATTTCGATGTCTTGCCGGAACACGAGAGCTACAATATGCACCTTCcaaatgtgttaaaataataaatgtatgtTGTGCGCTTCACAACATGTGCATCGAACATGGAATAAATTCATAA
- the LOC125762969 gene encoding putative nuclease HARBI1 isoform X2: protein MIPLILLAEEEDQREEKMNQQRYRRCLRLNRSVIELPRNSFIQNFRVSHDIFVEILREIEGDLTPGTSIGITAEQKLAAALRFFATGHFQQGFGKDFHIPMAQSTFSTMLTKVLNSMERKLCSKYIMLDMSEADAEAANQYFNEKSGISGVVMCADGTHIRIKRPNTNEHFYYNRKGVFSINALMICDHQQRIRFVNAKYGGAKHDAHVWNRSPARSFFAAKHRNGNTAFKLLGDSAYPREDWLLIPVRDANPSSADAQYNERHTAGRIIIERTFGVLKSRFRCLAGTRELQYAPSKCVKIINVCCALHNMCIEHGINS from the exons atgATTCCATTGATTTTACTCGCTGAAGAGGAAGATCAAAGGGAAGAGAAGATGAATCAACAACGCTATCGTAGGTGTCTTCGGTTAAACAGAAGCGTGATTGAACTCCCACGCAACAG ttttatacaaaatttcCGAGTTTCACATGATATTTTCGTCGAAATTCTTCGTGAAATTGAAGGTGACCTTACTCCTGGTACATCGATTGGTATAACAGCCGAACAAAAATTAGCTGCAGCTCTACGGTTTTTCGCAACAGGTCACTTCCAACAAGGTTTTGGAAAAGATTTCCACATACCAATGGCACAGTCGACGTTTTCTACTATGTTGACCAAGGTTTTGAACAGTATGGAACGGAAGCTATGTTCAAAATACATCATGTTGGATATGTCCGAAGCAGACGCAGAAGCAGCAAACCAGTATTTTAACGAGAAATCTGGAATCAGTGGCGTAGTTATGTGTGCAGATGGGACACACATCAGAATAAAGCGCCCAAATACGAATGAGCATTTCTACTACAATCGCAAAGGAGTTTTCAGTATAAATGCTTTGATG ATATGTGATCACCAGCAAAGAATAAGATTTGTAAATGCAAAATATGGTGGAGCCAAACACGATGCGCATGTATGGAACCGGAGCCCTGCGCGTAGTTTTTTTGCGGCCAAGCATCGCAACGGCAACACAGCCTTTAAGTTGCTAG GTGATTCAGCATATCCAAGAGAAGACTGGTTACTCATACCTGTCAGAGATGCAAATCCGAGCTCTGCAGATGCTCAGTACAACGAACGACACACTGCAGGACGTATTATAATTGAGCGAACGTTTGGAGTTTTAAAAAGCAGATTTCGATGTCTTGCCGGAACACGAGAGCTACAATATGCACCTTCcaaatgtgttaaaataataaatgtatgtTGTGCGCTTCACAACATGTGCATCGAACATGGAATAAATTCATAA